The following proteins come from a genomic window of Microbacterium sp. SY138:
- a CDS encoding ABC transporter permease encodes MLRTIGRRLLFLIPTLFGLSILLFAWVRALPGGPAVALLGEKATPEAVARVNELYGFDKPLIEQYFIWIGRLLQGDFGTSIQTNRPVTEEFLRRFPATLELSVMALIFAVGIGIPLGYWAARRHGKFTDHASVVLSLIGITIPVFFLAFILKYVFAVQLGWLPSDGRQNPRIDATHPTGFYVWDGIITGEFDAAWDAILHLILPALALGTIPLAIIVRITRASVLEVQNADYVRTGRAKGVGSPTLRNRFILRNAMLPVITTIGLQTGLLISGAVLTETVFAFPGIGSFLARAIFTRDFPVLQGFIIFIAIAYALINLAVDVSYSFIDPRVRVQ; translated from the coding sequence GTGCTGCGCACCATCGGCAGGCGACTGCTGTTCCTCATCCCCACCCTGTTCGGGCTCAGCATCCTGCTGTTCGCCTGGGTCAGGGCCCTCCCCGGCGGCCCCGCGGTCGCCCTGCTCGGCGAGAAGGCCACACCCGAGGCCGTCGCGAGAGTCAACGAGCTCTACGGCTTCGACAAGCCCCTCATCGAGCAGTACTTCATCTGGATCGGACGCCTCCTGCAGGGAGACTTCGGCACCTCCATCCAGACCAACCGACCGGTGACGGAGGAGTTCCTCCGCCGGTTCCCCGCGACGCTGGAGCTGAGCGTCATGGCGCTCATCTTCGCGGTGGGCATCGGCATCCCGCTGGGGTACTGGGCCGCCCGCCGCCACGGGAAGTTCACCGACCACGCGTCGGTGGTGCTGAGCCTGATCGGCATCACCATCCCGGTGTTCTTCCTCGCGTTCATCCTGAAGTACGTCTTCGCGGTGCAATTGGGATGGCTGCCGTCGGACGGGCGCCAGAATCCACGAATAGACGCGACCCATCCCACCGGGTTCTATGTGTGGGACGGCATCATCACCGGCGAGTTCGATGCCGCATGGGATGCGATCCTGCACCTGATCCTCCCGGCGCTCGCGCTCGGCACCATCCCGCTCGCGATCATCGTCCGCATCACCAGGGCCAGCGTCCTGGAAGTGCAGAACGCCGACTACGTGCGCACCGGCCGCGCGAAGGGTGTCGGATCGCCGACGTTGCGGAACCGCTTCATCCTGCGCAACGCCATGCTCCCGGTGATCACCACGATCGGCCTGCAGACCGGGCTCCTGATCTCGGGGGCGGTGCTCACCGAGACGGTGTTCGCCTTCCCCGGAATCGGCTCGTTCCTGGCGAGAGCGATCTTCACCAGGGACTTCCCGGTCCTCCAGGGTTTCATCATCTTCATCGCGATCGCGTACGCGCTGATCAACCTGGCGGTCGATGTCTCCTACAGCTTCATCGACCCGAGAGTGAGGGTGCAGTGA
- a CDS encoding MurR/RpiR family transcriptional regulator — translation MDDDVLARVRRSLPKVSAAEARVAETILGDPTLVVDLAINDLAQLCRTSLSTVARYAQALGYSGYRELRVAVARAVTLEQAQQARFGLDTTAIDPDDGPAAIAAKLAAQEIDAIEKTALALDPLALDRVARAVVDARHIDLFGQAASSLTAQDLQLKLSRIGCSVSHSADPHLAVTTASLRTADDVAIAFSHGGETAETLRALEVARDAGALTVAVTSAPDSPLALAADVVLLTHAHESPFRMAAMSSRIAQLALVDVLFVRVVQHRGEPVAVSLQRTHDAVPTRRRT, via the coding sequence ATGGACGACGACGTTCTCGCTCGGGTGCGGCGCTCACTTCCCAAGGTGAGCGCCGCCGAAGCGCGCGTCGCGGAGACGATCCTGGGAGACCCGACACTCGTCGTCGACCTGGCGATCAACGATCTCGCCCAGCTCTGCCGCACGTCGCTGTCGACGGTCGCCCGGTACGCCCAGGCTCTCGGATACAGCGGGTACCGGGAGCTCAGGGTCGCAGTCGCCCGCGCGGTCACCCTGGAACAGGCGCAGCAGGCCCGGTTCGGTCTGGACACCACGGCGATCGATCCCGACGACGGTCCAGCGGCGATCGCCGCCAAGCTCGCTGCGCAGGAGATCGACGCCATCGAGAAGACCGCCCTGGCGCTCGACCCCCTCGCCCTCGATCGGGTCGCCCGCGCCGTGGTCGACGCGCGGCACATCGACCTCTTCGGTCAGGCGGCGTCGTCGCTGACGGCGCAGGACCTGCAGTTGAAGCTGTCACGTATCGGATGCTCCGTGTCGCACTCGGCGGACCCGCATCTCGCGGTCACGACGGCTTCGCTGCGGACTGCCGACGATGTGGCGATCGCGTTCTCCCACGGCGGAGAGACCGCGGAGACGCTGCGTGCCCTCGAAGTCGCGCGCGATGCCGGAGCCCTCACCGTGGCGGTCACCAGCGCACCGGACTCGCCGCTGGCGCTCGCAGCCGATGTCGTGCTGCTCACGCACGCGCACGAATCGCCGTTCCGGATGGCCGCGATGTCGAGCCGCATCGCTCAGCTCGCGCTCGTCGACGTGCTGTTCGTGCGTGTCGTGCAGCACCGCGGCGAACCGGTTGCGGTCTCGCTTCAGCGGACCCACGACGCCGTTCCCACACGACGCCGCACCTGA
- a CDS encoding glycoside hydrolase family 3 N-terminal domain-containing protein, producing the protein MTDDLERLANGVLWPGFFGTEAPEWLRDELRDGLAGVVYFGQNVGAGLPALSAAILDANPDALIGIDEEGGSVTRLESATGSTVPGAAQLGLLDDLVASEKTGAELARRVRAVGANVVLGPVADVNTDPRNPVIGVRAFGADEALVSRHVVATIDGIQDGAVAACVKHFPGHGDTHMDSHHALPEITLDLDEFERVHLEPFRAAVDAGVDAVMTAHIVVPAWGEQPATLNPRVLGMLRDWGYDGVIITDALDMAAIRETVGLGGGAAQALAAGADLLCIGNPTNPGDAALPDQDEQDFRAARDGIVAALRDGSLSRARVEEAAARVASLAAKLRVAAEQTHEPIEPFDAAEIVRRVVTVSGDAPQATSELAVIDARRRSTLAVDSAGSYVASALAGDGLRVRLDVASAPVSEQDRVIDEVSAAAGTTVLLIDRPDTDAAQRALVERAAVRDPRAVVVNVGLPTENPLPLPTIEVAAASRLGAQTAREALLGRFPVQQRMTSAG; encoded by the coding sequence ATGACCGACGACCTCGAACGCCTCGCGAACGGCGTGCTGTGGCCGGGCTTCTTCGGCACGGAAGCCCCGGAGTGGCTCCGCGACGAGCTGCGCGACGGACTGGCCGGGGTCGTGTACTTCGGTCAGAACGTCGGCGCGGGTCTTCCCGCCCTCAGCGCCGCGATCCTCGACGCGAACCCCGACGCCCTGATCGGCATCGACGAGGAAGGCGGCAGCGTCACCCGGCTCGAGTCCGCCACCGGCTCGACGGTTCCGGGCGCCGCCCAGCTCGGTCTGCTCGACGACCTCGTCGCGTCGGAGAAGACCGGCGCCGAACTCGCGCGTCGGGTGCGCGCCGTCGGGGCCAACGTGGTGCTCGGTCCGGTCGCCGACGTCAACACCGACCCCCGTAACCCGGTGATCGGCGTGCGGGCCTTCGGTGCTGACGAGGCGCTCGTCTCACGGCACGTGGTGGCGACGATCGACGGCATCCAGGACGGGGCGGTGGCCGCCTGCGTCAAGCATTTCCCGGGCCACGGCGACACCCACATGGACTCGCACCACGCGCTCCCCGAGATCACTCTGGATCTCGACGAGTTCGAACGGGTGCACCTCGAACCGTTCCGCGCTGCGGTCGATGCCGGCGTCGACGCGGTCATGACCGCGCACATCGTGGTTCCGGCGTGGGGCGAGCAGCCCGCCACCCTCAACCCGCGCGTGCTCGGCATGCTGCGCGACTGGGGCTACGACGGCGTCATCATCACGGACGCCCTCGACATGGCCGCGATTCGTGAGACGGTCGGACTCGGCGGGGGAGCAGCCCAGGCGCTCGCTGCCGGCGCAGACCTCCTCTGCATCGGCAACCCGACGAATCCGGGCGATGCCGCTCTTCCCGACCAGGACGAGCAGGACTTCCGCGCCGCCAGAGACGGGATCGTCGCCGCGCTGCGCGACGGTTCGCTCTCGCGGGCGCGTGTCGAGGAGGCGGCAGCCAGGGTCGCATCCCTCGCCGCCAAGCTCCGCGTCGCTGCGGAGCAGACGCACGAGCCGATCGAGCCCTTCGACGCGGCGGAGATCGTGCGCCGCGTGGTGACCGTCTCCGGCGACGCCCCGCAGGCGACGTCCGAACTCGCCGTCATCGACGCACGTCGACGCTCGACGCTCGCCGTCGACAGCGCGGGGTCGTACGTCGCGAGTGCGCTGGCCGGAGATGGCCTGCGGGTGCGCCTCGACGTGGCATCCGCCCCGGTCTCTGAACAGGACCGCGTGATCGACGAGGTCTCCGCAGCCGCAGGCACGACGGTGCTGCTGATCGATCGTCCCGACACGGACGCCGCGCAGCGTGCACTCGTCGAGCGTGCCGCTGTGCGTGATCCTCGTGCGGTGGTCGTCAACGTCGGCCTCCCCACGGAGAATCCGCTGCCGCTGCCGACGATCGAGGTCGCCGCAGCCAGTAGGCTCGGTGCGCAGACGGCGCGTGAAGCACTCCTGGGGCGGTTCCCGGTGCAGCAGAGGATGACCAGCGCCGGCTGA
- a CDS encoding carbohydrate ABC transporter permease, producing MNPRPRLRSRIGIGIAVAAVLIFTLFPVYWMVSSAFDGKASSGGQSLLPQEFTWDNFAFVLTDGGFGTYLRNSAIVALVTVLVSALVCLLAAVAVARFKFKFRTTILMMILIVQMVPLEALVIPLFLQVKSLGLLNSILGLMVVYVALSLAFGIWMLRGFVAAVPVELEEAAYIDGASWWRMFRSVLLPLVMPGLVATSIFSFITAWNEFIFAMTILGAQTDQYTVSIGLKSFFGLHSNDWGSIMAASTIITVPVMIFFVLVQRKLASGMVAGAVKG from the coding sequence GTGAACCCGCGCCCGAGGCTCCGCTCCCGCATCGGAATCGGGATCGCGGTCGCCGCCGTCCTGATCTTCACGCTGTTCCCCGTCTACTGGATGGTCTCCAGCGCATTCGACGGCAAGGCGTCCAGCGGTGGCCAGTCACTGCTCCCGCAGGAGTTCACGTGGGACAACTTCGCCTTCGTGCTCACCGACGGCGGATTCGGCACCTACCTGCGCAACTCGGCGATCGTGGCGCTCGTCACGGTCCTCGTGAGCGCGCTCGTGTGCCTGCTCGCCGCGGTCGCGGTCGCGCGCTTCAAGTTCAAGTTCCGCACCACGATCCTGATGATGATCCTGATCGTGCAGATGGTGCCGCTCGAGGCGCTCGTCATCCCGCTCTTCCTCCAGGTGAAGAGCCTCGGTCTGCTCAACAGCATCCTCGGCCTGATGGTCGTGTACGTCGCACTGTCGCTCGCGTTCGGCATCTGGATGCTCCGCGGCTTCGTCGCCGCCGTCCCGGTCGAGCTCGAGGAGGCCGCGTACATCGACGGCGCGAGCTGGTGGCGCATGTTCCGATCGGTGCTGCTGCCGCTGGTGATGCCCGGCCTCGTGGCGACCAGCATCTTCAGCTTCATCACCGCGTGGAACGAGTTCATCTTCGCGATGACCATCCTGGGCGCGCAGACCGACCAGTACACGGTCTCCATCGGTCTGAAGTCGTTCTTCGGCCTGCACTCCAACGACTGGGGCAGCATCATGGCCGCGTCGACGATCATCACCGTGCCCGTCATGATCTTCTTCGTGCTGGTGCAGCGCAAGCTCGCCTCCGGCATGGTGGCGGGAGCGGTGAAGGGATGA
- a CDS encoding ABC transporter substrate-binding protein produces the protein MHQSVKRRRGLIAVTGATIAALALAGCVASERGDEGSEGSGDVDGTFVFAASSDPASLDPAFAQDGESFRVSRQIFEGLVGTEPGTADPAPLLAESWESSEDGMSHTFELKKDVTFQDGTPFNAEAVCVNFDRWFNWTGLAASEAFGYYYNKLFKGYASNAADAVYKSCTPDGENSVTIELNKPFAGFVASLSLPAFAMQSPSAMQEFGADEVSGSAEAPQLSEYAMGHPVGTGPYAFEEWAPGEQVTLKSYDGYWGDKGQVDEIIFRTIDDPTARRQALESGSIDGYDLVGPADTKALEDDGFTMVSRPPFTILYLAFNQAVPELQDPKVREALSYAVDKDALISQVLPEGTQKAIEFVPEVVNGYNPDVTTYDYDPEKAKSLLAEAGYTEANPLKLTFNYPVNVSRPYMPDPEQIFTVLSSQLSEVGVETTPVSEEWVEYLDRTTGTSDHGIHLLGWTGDYNDTDNFVGVFFGQQSSEWGFDNPELFQKLNEARGVSNLEDQTALYEEINEMVAQFIPGVPLAHPAPTLAFDPRVKSYPASPVNDEVFTDIVLTK, from the coding sequence ATGCACCAATCAGTCAAGCGTCGGCGAGGACTCATCGCCGTAACCGGAGCCACGATCGCTGCGCTCGCCCTCGCGGGCTGTGTCGCCAGCGAGCGTGGTGACGAAGGGTCTGAAGGTTCCGGCGACGTCGACGGCACGTTCGTCTTCGCCGCCTCCTCCGACCCGGCGAGTCTCGACCCCGCCTTCGCGCAGGACGGCGAGAGCTTCCGCGTCTCGCGTCAGATCTTCGAAGGTCTCGTCGGCACCGAGCCCGGTACCGCCGACCCGGCACCGCTCCTCGCCGAGTCGTGGGAGTCGTCCGAGGACGGCATGTCCCATACCTTCGAGCTGAAGAAAGACGTCACGTTCCAGGACGGCACGCCGTTCAACGCCGAGGCCGTCTGCGTGAACTTCGACCGCTGGTTCAACTGGACAGGGCTCGCCGCGTCCGAGGCCTTCGGCTACTACTACAACAAGCTCTTCAAGGGGTACGCCTCGAACGCGGCGGATGCCGTGTACAAGTCCTGCACCCCCGACGGCGAGAACTCGGTCACGATCGAGCTGAACAAGCCGTTCGCCGGCTTCGTCGCCTCGCTCTCGCTGCCGGCCTTCGCCATGCAGAGCCCCTCGGCGATGCAGGAGTTCGGCGCGGATGAGGTCAGCGGCTCCGCCGAGGCCCCGCAGCTCTCCGAGTATGCGATGGGTCACCCCGTCGGCACCGGGCCCTACGCCTTCGAGGAATGGGCACCGGGCGAGCAGGTCACGCTCAAGTCCTATGACGGGTACTGGGGAGACAAGGGACAGGTCGACGAGATCATCTTCCGCACGATCGACGACCCGACCGCTCGCCGCCAGGCGCTCGAGTCCGGATCGATCGACGGCTACGACCTGGTCGGCCCCGCTGATACCAAGGCGCTCGAGGACGACGGCTTCACCATGGTGTCGCGTCCGCCGTTCACGATCCTCTACCTCGCCTTCAACCAGGCGGTCCCGGAGCTGCAGGACCCGAAGGTCCGTGAGGCCCTCTCGTACGCGGTCGACAAGGATGCGCTGATCAGCCAGGTGCTGCCGGAGGGCACGCAGAAGGCGATCGAGTTCGTGCCCGAGGTCGTCAACGGCTACAACCCCGATGTCACGACCTACGACTACGACCCCGAGAAGGCGAAGTCGCTGCTGGCCGAGGCGGGCTACACCGAGGCGAACCCGTTGAAGCTCACCTTCAACTACCCGGTCAACGTCTCGCGTCCCTACATGCCGGACCCCGAGCAGATCTTCACGGTGCTGTCGTCCCAGCTCTCCGAGGTCGGCGTCGAGACCACCCCGGTCTCGGAGGAGTGGGTCGAGTACCTCGACCGCACCACCGGCACCTCGGACCACGGCATCCATCTGCTCGGTTGGACCGGCGACTACAACGACACCGACAACTTCGTCGGCGTCTTCTTCGGCCAGCAGAGCTCCGAGTGGGGCTTCGACAACCCCGAGCTGTTCCAGAAGTTGAACGAGGCGCGCGGCGTCTCCAACCTCGAGGACCAGACGGCGCTCTACGAGGAGATCAACGAGATGGTCGCCCAGTTCATCCCGGGCGTCCCGCTCGCGCACCCGGCGCCGACCCTGGCGTTCGACCCGCGCGTGAAGAGCTATCCCGCCAGCCCGGTGAACGACGAGGTCTTCACGGACATCGTCCTCACCAAGTAG
- a CDS encoding sugar ABC transporter permease codes for MSMVQAPLPATKAESTSASVAGGRKRRGLSIVAARPWLLLAPGLAILAVLMLWPLVQVFIYSLQDYGLREINTGENNWIGLDNYVEALTNPTLWTVVLPNTVGFAAVAVFVTVAVGTLVALLLARLGTTWRVIVSSCIMVAWAMPAVTGTYVWTFIFDADRGIFNTVLRDLGLIDDPVNWFTNQWSFYAIVLLNVVHHGFPFVAITVLAGLLGVSKEMLEAAALDGAGAWRRFWKIIFPTLKPVFSVVIILSTIWDFKVFAQVYLMPGGGGGNRQVLNLGVWSYVESFGQNRYGFGAALAVLLTLVLIGITIVYIRSLMKEDEL; via the coding sequence ATGTCGATGGTGCAAGCGCCACTGCCGGCCACGAAGGCGGAGTCCACCTCCGCCTCCGTGGCCGGCGGCCGGAAGCGACGCGGTCTCTCGATCGTCGCGGCCCGCCCCTGGCTCCTTCTCGCGCCCGGGCTGGCCATCCTCGCGGTGCTCATGCTCTGGCCGCTCGTCCAGGTGTTCATCTACTCGCTGCAGGACTACGGTCTGCGCGAGATCAACACCGGTGAGAACAACTGGATCGGTCTCGACAACTACGTCGAGGCGCTCACCAACCCGACCCTCTGGACGGTGGTGCTGCCCAACACCGTCGGGTTCGCCGCCGTGGCCGTGTTCGTCACGGTCGCCGTCGGCACGCTCGTCGCGCTCCTGCTCGCACGCCTCGGCACCACCTGGCGCGTCATCGTCTCCAGCTGCATCATGGTCGCCTGGGCGATGCCCGCCGTGACCGGAACCTATGTCTGGACCTTCATCTTCGATGCCGACCGCGGCATCTTCAACACGGTGCTGCGTGACCTCGGTCTCATAGACGACCCGGTGAACTGGTTCACCAACCAGTGGTCGTTCTACGCCATCGTGCTTCTCAATGTGGTGCACCACGGCTTCCCGTTCGTCGCCATCACGGTGCTGGCCGGCCTGCTCGGTGTCTCGAAGGAGATGCTCGAGGCCGCCGCTCTCGACGGTGCCGGCGCCTGGCGTCGATTCTGGAAGATCATCTTCCCCACGCTCAAGCCCGTCTTCTCGGTCGTGATCATCCTGTCGACCATCTGGGACTTCAAGGTCTTCGCGCAGGTGTACCTGATGCCCGGCGGTGGGGGTGGCAACCGTCAGGTGCTCAACCTCGGCGTCTGGTCGTATGTGGAGTCCTTCGGCCAGAACCGCTACGGCTTCGGTGCGGCGCTCGCCGTGCTGCTCACGCTGGTGCTGATCGGCATCACGATCGTCTACATCCGCTCCCTCATGAAGGAGGACGAGCTGTGA
- a CDS encoding sugar kinase → MPDTTPLAVCFGEGMVALVAATAGPLEDCRTFHRSLAGAEWNTAIALASAGIRTSVLSRVGDDGFGRFLLAELHAHDVDASAVEVDGDAPTGLYVKELSARDDGAVDGTMHYYRAGSAAAALSPQTLTTPAASALLADAALVHTSGITPALSASALAAQEALFADRRSDRLLSFDLNWRPALWRGREAEGRRIVSDFARRADVVFCTRPDAEAVFGTSDPQQLRALFPEPRYLLVTDSSGAVAFDRTETAESDALDAPVVETIGAGDAFAAGFLAGILTGLSLAGSVARGHRIATRALVSTRDHVD, encoded by the coding sequence GTGCCAGACACCACCCCGCTCGCCGTCTGCTTCGGCGAGGGCATGGTCGCCCTCGTCGCCGCCACCGCCGGTCCGCTCGAGGACTGCCGGACCTTCCACCGCTCCCTCGCGGGCGCCGAGTGGAACACCGCGATCGCCCTGGCCTCGGCGGGCATTCGCACCTCGGTCCTCTCCCGTGTGGGCGACGACGGATTCGGACGCTTCCTCCTCGCCGAGTTGCACGCCCATGACGTCGACGCCTCCGCGGTCGAAGTCGACGGCGACGCGCCCACCGGCCTCTACGTGAAAGAACTCTCGGCCCGTGACGACGGAGCGGTCGACGGCACCATGCACTATTACCGTGCCGGCTCCGCCGCCGCAGCCCTCTCACCGCAGACGCTGACCACACCGGCGGCATCCGCCCTCCTCGCCGATGCCGCACTCGTGCATACCTCGGGCATCACGCCGGCGCTCTCTGCCTCGGCGCTCGCGGCCCAGGAGGCCCTGTTCGCGGATCGACGATCCGACCGGCTGCTCAGCTTCGACCTGAACTGGCGACCGGCGCTCTGGCGCGGCCGCGAGGCGGAGGGCAGGAGGATCGTCTCCGACTTCGCACGCCGGGCCGACGTCGTGTTCTGCACCAGGCCCGACGCGGAAGCCGTGTTCGGGACGAGCGATCCGCAGCAGCTGCGAGCACTCTTCCCTGAGCCGCGGTATCTGCTCGTCACCGATTCGAGCGGGGCCGTGGCGTTCGACCGCACGGAGACCGCCGAGAGCGACGCGCTGGACGCACCCGTGGTGGAGACCATCGGGGCCGGAGATGCCTTCGCGGCCGGCTTCCTCGCCGGGATCCTCACCGGCCTGTCGCTGGCGGGGAGCGTCGCCCGAGGGCACCGCATCGCGACGCGTGCCCTGGTGAGCACGCGCGATCACGTGGACTGA